The sequence aaaaatcggcgTGTACATATGATATGCGACACTTAGCGAATATACACGAAACTCCCTTTTGTTGGTGCGTATCTAGAGAAGATCTTCAGGGTGTCGAGTTTTTCGTACGGGTCGATTATTCGCAGGCGATTTTCGCGTTTTTCCCAAACAGGGAAAATATTCCTCTGCGAGAGGAATATTCGAAAAATTCACAATCGGTATATACAACAGTGATCTAATCTACTTTTTTCAAGCGCTCGAGGAAATTTTATAGcacaatgaaaaaattgattccttttttcttgtaaaaaattatgttttgtatcactaatatatatatatatgaaatttattaaaaatgtcgaaattatttcttgtttattatattcagcTTTATTATACTGTACATGTAATTAGTTTtcgaaatatgtaaatataatataataaaagttaaagaattaaaGTTGACGTTCGATAGTGAATCGTAATAGTGACtcaaagtttagaaaataaaacttcCTTTGACAAGTGTTtgagaagagaaaaatgatTTAGATAACTGTTGCTGTGAAGTCTTCGGTTGCATTTGATTCGAGGGAAATCGTCTGTGCGTAAGCAATCTCAGGTACGATATGGTACTGTAACACAATAGAtgtaagaagaaaagagaatgaAACACCGACGGGGGCATCTCTTCCTTGAAAattagagaaagaaagagacagaCGCATTTTTcgcagcaaaaaaaaaggcaaaGCAAACTTTATCGCTGCAGCTACTGTACGAGTATCAtctagattaaaaatttaggcGACGTAAAGCGAACGTCACATGTATATGTACCTAGACTCATTTGTAACATGTCGAGGAAAGATGCTAGACTAATTTGTTCGGTGTGTCTATCGTTCGATCCCTACGACGTACGCGGAAGACGACAAACCTGTACATAGTGATATGATAACGCTGAGGTACACACAGCTCCCTCCCGATTGTTGTAtcataataacatataatataaatattaataaaaaaataataataaacgcaTACGGCGCGATCGCAGAATTGTCAAGCTAgggtaaaagaaaaaaaaagaaaaggagaaagagagaaagacgatgaaaaaaagaagtgaAAGACTCTATTTACGAAACGTGATTATTATCCACGAAACACGCTCTGTTAATGCGACTAATTACAAAACAAAGTaactgaaaattaattatagcgAGCGAGAGCATACCACGCCTACAGTAAAACTACAGATGTAGCATACacgataatattattatcaaaacagttcaatgtaaattgttatttttgttgaaataaaaatcacctCCGTTATAATAAGGACCATCTTCTCGCTTTCGCCTTTTGATTTCGCTTTGTATCGTTTCTCTCAAACGagagtattattttattaaaaagaaaatatttacaaaagatGGGGTGAGCGAAAAATTCAaatgagaaattaatatatatctatattttttttatcggttGTGATTACGTGGATTTGTCATTGTGTTGAAAACAAAGAAAACTCGATTAAGAAACGAGTAGTGATATTTCATCCAAAGATATAAACAATATCTGCGTCATCTCACCTACAAGATGATAATTatcgtatttcttttttaatcattttattttgttttatacaaagcgtatacaaaatatacacacaGTTCAAACATTCTCGTCACTCCATTGAACAATAACAAATtcgttgataaaatattacataaatctaTGTTTATCTTGCATAAAAATGGGACATGCTCGTCTCTTCGCGGTAAAAAGTCATATactttcattatatattaaaatattatacaatgagGAGTACGTCCAAGGCACTTAACTTACAAAAACATGCGCATTAATAGACGAGAAGtggatgaaaaatattttagacaaTACATTATCGCTGTTATTTAAGactatatctattttataaaatcaatttgtgGAAATTCCGCTGTCgtcaatattataatcatataataataagtaatatccAGGATGCTTAAGgaaaaaaagtacaattaaaaaatcaggtaagttatgtataaatcatattttatcggaataataataaacgatatttatctatctttcgactctattcttaatattagttaaaacatgttcatattctttttttttgttttggatTCTAGATCAATcatctaaaatattgaaatatacaattaagaCTCATCCTGtataatagttattattaatataaattataatgtaaatatgtacttatgtgtaaataatatttttataattatactataaattgtttaattatataattcatatcctttattttttaacatttaatttgtaatagcAGCCTTActtgttatatttttcaaattaataaaaacaattgtttccAGGAAGATATAAATAGCTGCACTATCTcgattagataaaatatagaaatcttaaaacatttatacaattattctttttataaatattactaagtTGGAGCTATTACAAGTGGATAGTTGCAGTCccaattaaagattaattatagtttacattttttaaaacaattattcacAGATATCCTTTGTTCAAAAAATGTCAAAGTAATATCTTGTTTCCAATATTTGTATCGTGAACACAAGTTATAAAGCTGACTGTTCTGATTACTTCTTTTGACGTTATGTATTCGAAAtagtaattgttttataaattaatatatccgTGCAAATCaggtacataaaataaaccaTGTGCTCAggtatattattcatataaatttaaggtaaaataaataaatcttccAAAAATGTTAACACACTATTTTGTATCTGTGAGTATAACATTATTCATATTTCTAATAAGTAACGATTCATAAAAtacatgaatatataattgcaaaatacatacaaattttgaattatatatttttttgcatttaacaaCTGTTTAAGAAAAGACATCTTAAAAGGATCttcttaattctattttaatcacAAGGCACGtttttaaatggaaaaattggacaaaatgattttgtgtgtgtatgtgtgaatTTTAGAATGTTAGTAATTCAGTACATTGcggtattatttaatttagatttcAGATTCTGtacattatttgaattattaaataatagaatgtaTTTGTATAATGCATGaagtattattgaaaaattaattgataatttatgtGCGTGATAGATTGTTATGCAATACTAAATAGAGGTAGTTTTTTCCATGCATTTTCAAACAATAGttctaaaatagaaatattgatatttcgcGCACAGTTTCGATGTCATCTTTCAATTTGTCGAACTTGCAAATGATTGCAtgcatttaatatatgtagCAAAAGTATCACAGAATCTGTTGTTCTACTATTTGCTTTCGAAAATGTGTACTTAGAAAAtactgtgtttaaaaaattactttactatatttttattacaaatactagttttattctttcgcaataaagtttatacgaaaatataaactattttgCTCGATTCTAAgactctattattttatattaaaaatttatattaatataaaataatataacgcgagtatatttttatatcaactaacgtataaaaatatatagtaatttcATGCATATATAGCTACAATTTCAAGacatgttatttttctttcaataataaatttggttctatcaatgtgtgtatgtatgttgTCAAATAACTCGAACGAGATAAATACTGATTCGAATATCATTTGTAATATGAAGGGTATAATGCATTCCACAAAATAGCTGCGGTCATGAGAACCGTGTAAGTAATTATACTGGCCCACCAAATAACTTTCTCCCAAGTTTGTACCTCGAGATTTCGGAGAATATTTATACCTACTAGAAGACCTGCTATAGCACCGGCTAAATGGGCCACGTAGCCGATTTGATCGTTGGTATCAAGCACGTAACGATTGTACACGGCTTGACCGATGTCGACACTTGTGATAACAAGGAACACTAATAGTTGTAAAACAGCAAATTCCATTTGTGACCAGTTCATTATGATGGTCGCTACATGAGCAGTGATTAGCGCATATACTCCACCCGATGCACCGGCTAGGTAAACCGTTGGATCTGAAACGGACGTACCAAGGGAACCAGCCAGTACTCCAgctatatatattaacaatactctCCACCATTTGTGAACCATCTCCAGTGGAATTCCCAACATGATTTGTACCAGTAGATTAACGACCAAATGAAAGACTCTGTCAAATACAAAAGGAATTATGAACGTTAAGATAATCATTCAAGTATGGAAATACACGAGTTGCACATAAAATGGAATTATCATACATACCCGACATGTACAAACATGTATGTTATATACCGCCAGGCTTCGTATCGCTTGTGcggattataaataaataactgagCCGCTGGTCCTTCTACAGAAAGAGATTTGTGCTTAATCACATCATACATGAACAAAATGATTTCTATTATCGATATGATAATCATTGCTACAGCTGGCGGTCGACAACTGTACTCTTCTTCATACAGTCCATCTGGATAATCGCTAGAGTATAGAGAAGATTCCGTTATTGTACTTGTTTGTTGCTGTAGACCAGTAAAACGTGCAGAACGGCATCTGCTTTTAATTATAGCCTGGGGAGAATCGCCAAAGCtcgaaggaggaggagaaggtggTGCGTGCATTACAATACTGATTTGTCGCTGGGGATAATACCTCGAGCCAAGGGAAGTTTGTCGTAGCGCGTGAGTTGGTCGTTGAGGTACCAAACAGTGTACGTATCGTTGCACGAGGTGTCCGAATATACCTTGCATGTCCTTTCTATGAATctgaatgtaatttaaaaaaaactataattagAAATCTCCAAAGTGTATGCTTTACTTAACGAAATTATGGAAGGAAAAAAACAAGATGTGATTTTTAGTATCTTGGTAAAGAATTGAAAGAATCTCGACTAACCATTGCTATAAATTCTGGATATTCCAAGTAACCAGATTCATCCAGATCCGCTTTACGCATTATTGTGCGGATTACCCCTGCAGGGATGTCCTTGGAAAAATCTGGACCATGTATCATTGCTTTTAGTTCTTGGAGTGATATCTTTCCATCTCCATCGAGATCGTACTTTTCAAAGATAGCTTTCCAATGCTataagataaagaataaatgaataaattattattttggcaTGTACAAACATAGtagatattgtatttaaaaaaatttctcataatTGATCAGATGTTGCCAGCAATAATGTCAAATCAATAGTATAGAAAAGTCTATGAATACATAGACTTTTCCTTACAAATATGAATCATACACTTGAGCTTGTCGATTCACGTATGAGTCATTCAACTAGGCTAGCAAGTGAAAATAAGTAATTgcaggaaagagaaagaaaaggaaaaaagtgaAACTAACGtgataaacatataataaacagatttgaacattatttttaattacacgatttgatatttttctatatgaaataagaattttaaatttatctcttAAGAAGTCATCCCATGAAAAGATTAATGCACTGATTCTTGGTATCATTAACAAATACAAAACATTACTTACAGCTTCATTATACTGCAGTGGGATGGTCACCGCAGTCTCGCCCTCTCGACTAGTTGACATCCTTATCAATTTAAAACCTCTGCAAAGTAAACATCAGATAAACATCAGTACGCAATTCTCTGTCTGATACAATCAATAATCCATACATTTGTAGATCTTAAAGCTAGAATGGCATAATCTCTTACTCCTCCAGATTTCTGTCCCCGAAACATATCACTTGCTATCGGGTATCTACTTACTAAATGGTATAAGATCTACATAAGACCACAAGAGGAATCTCGAGGAAATACCGAGGAGACACAAAGCCCTGGCTCATTGCAAGGCGGACGCCATGCGGCGACGAGATCAGATAGCGGAAACGCAACAGATACGTTTTACCTGACAAGTACCGGGGACACACAAGGCACGTCAATGTGTGCGAGGTGgttcgttcgctcgctcgttcgttcGCACGAGAAAAGGCGTGACTCCCGCCCTGTTCGGCGTGAGATATGCGGAGTTACTACTCCTCTGCTCAAGGGACAAGCCACGAGCCACGACCACCCGCACGCGCACCTGCGCCGTCCGTGGCATTACAGATCTTGCGTATCGAACGGTCACTCGGGCCCGATAACGCCGCGATGACACATTTTCCCTTATCTCCCGCTGATACGCGGCAATGCGGCGCGAGCGCGAAAAGTCGGTATAGGGACGCGTTGTCACGGCCGTGCCATGCCGCGCGGCGTCCTGTCAATGACGTCATGGGCGTGATGGACGTTGTCCCGGAACCATaacaccgccgccgccgtcccACCTGTTGGCCGCAGCATCCGCGTGCGCGCGCCTTCTCGCCAAATTCTATATACATGTATGCATGGAGCGTGCCTGACGCGTCTTACGTACCCTAACCTTCGAGGTTCGGACGGCAGGCCGCTGCCGCGAATGACCGAGCAGGGAAGGAAGCCAGAGAACTCACCGAGATCGAAGCACTGGGAAACTGGGAAACCTTGAGAGGGAGACGCGCTACCGACCTTTAACGTTTTCactatttctttttcactctctccttctctctctctctctctccgttaGAATCGAATTTTCCGCGGATCGATCTTTCAGAGACGATGGGCCAGGCGAGCGCAGGCAGGTGTCTCGATTCGAGAGCGAGCGCGAGAATTAACGGTACCGTTTGAAACGGCGTTCTTTTGCCGAGcccgcgacgacgacgacggccggAAACACTCGCGGCGAAGACACCGAACGGAAAGTGTACCGCGGGGGTTAATCGgcctactttttttttctcttcttcgtCTGTCGCGAATTTTTCGGACGATCTCGAATTCCAGAGTCCTCCGGCGAGAAATCCCCGGGGCTTTCTCCTTTTCCTCGACCGCCTACCTGGATTATTGTACTCTGACtcgctcttcttttttttttgttcctctCGATCGTACGCACAGGATGGATAAACAATATAGTCAAggtgatttctttttttagccGGACCGTTccgtattctttttttccggTTGCATATGtgttgtatgtacatatatacatgaatGTATCTTATACGGGGCGCCAACAGACGTCAATGCCTCGGattgaaaagagaaagatatcTACTCTGTTGGGACTCCgcttgtcttttttttttttgtagatacAGGATGTACTCTAGACAATTCAAGGATTTCGCGAGGCGACACACGTCGGGGCTGTTTACACGGAGAATACGCCCGTCCGGggaatacgttttttttttttttaatcgcgaGGAGTCGCGCGGCGTCGATCGTTTACCGAGGTATTCGTCGGCTCTGACTCATTGGAAATTTGCTAATGAAgctattaaaagaaataacgagagagagagagagagagagagagagaaaaaaagagtctCCTCACACGCGCAcggtatgaaaaaataattatgcttgTCACGATTGCGTATTGTTCATGTAAATGCAAATCTACACGGAGATGTATTTTTCATGTCAACGGCGATATTTTGCCCAAGTTGACTAACGAAGTATGTTTCCTTCCTTTCTTCCCAGACGAATTTCGCGATGACGCTGGTCTACGTGCCGTGCCGCTACCAGCAGTGGCCAGCAGCGGCGAGGTTGCTTAGCGACGAAGCGAATCAACAAACCGTAGCCGAATGATCCGAGATCATTGACAGCCGCCGCCGCAGGCTCATTCAGCGTGTTTTCCGCAGTTCCGATTCTGTTTTACAGCAAATAATCGAGTCGAGGTGTAACAACAATCAGTCCGTCGCGTGATATATCGCGCGGAGGCCTCGGGGATGACGTCCGAGAAGGAGAGGATGAGGATAGCGGCGAGCTACAGAGTGAACGAACCGATACAGAATTTGAAGATAAGGTGTGTCTTCTGTATTTAAATACGTGAGACATGCAAAAGTTGAGATCGCAGTATTTATCGAGGAAAATGCGAttggaaaattacaaaaggaaAAATCTCTTCcatattaaattgcattttatttcttgtttcttttcttccaCATGCGTGACATGTGTATACTTATAACtctaattctaaattaaattacaatttgtcataatctttttaatttaaaagtttacagagaatattgaatattgaatgtaatttaatataaaaatataactgtaATTGTACTTGTGTAGATTTTTTTGCGGTTAAATAGCATATCTGACAGTTCTAAATTAGCGGGAAACTTGTGAAGGCTAGAAAAGTGGCTGTGATATTGACTCTCTGTTTATCATATGGATCCATTAGGCCTGTACCTGAGAGTAGAGAGGTTTATataatcgattaaaaaaaaccagCTCATACCACACCTCGGTTAAATGTCATTTTATGATTATGATATatgaaagatttataaaattttacattcctattcaattttatgaaaatgtgtGTAGATTAACATAAGTCTCTTTGTATGCacgcgaataaaaaattaaaattatcttcacATATGACAGACATtgaattaatctttatattgCAGAAAATTCCGCATTTTCAACTATGTGAGAAGTAACCAAAGACCCGAAGGTTGAAAACGaagaagagagacagagaaagagagagagagagagagagaacgagagagagggagagagagagagagagcgtacTTGTTTGATGCGATAATATAAACTTCCGATGTCGAGATGTTACGTAACTAGCGTGTATACCAGCCACCTTTTTCATCGTCATGTATTATCACTAACATTCGCGTCAGTAATTGTCTTTTGTTTCGAGATAATGAGATTCCGGtatcaaattaattcttaattttccaAAGAAATGTTGGAGAGTTTACTTTTACGAACTTTGACGTTGTCCTTGTTAACGATAATGAAATTAgagaatttgtaaaaaattatcagttattacatttattggAGCGTAAAAGATTCAATCAAAAATGTACAACGAATTGAAAGGTTGAGAAATTTGctttaacaatttaacaagATACATTTGAGATATTTATATCTCTATGTCACGTGTTTATCTTCTTCATGATACTgcgaaaattttacaagtttctCACGTAAGAATTCTTACGTAAAACTATTTACAAGCttttaattccttttttttttacaactaaTTTGCGATCACTAACGCAAAAACAAGATATATCGATTATCGATGGAATCTCTCGGCCTACGCTCTCGCGGAATCCCAGGAATGATTTTGGGCATCTGGCCGCGAATCACCTTTTCCGAATTACCCTCGATTTCATTTCGCTGTTCATTTGTTGTTTCAGAGTGCGAGTCGTGCAGGAGAGGACTCCGCTGGCCAAGTTGCTGGCCGAGGAGTCCGAGGAGGCTGATGAGACCAGAGACTCCAATTTCTTGGAGGAGGAGGACCATATTTTTAGCTGGCAAGATAAGGTGTTCAGCCTGTTCGAGATCGATTTCTATGCGGACGAGAAGAATTGCCTGACCGAATGTCAACGAGAGTACCATCGGCGTATACGTGACGAACAGTTGCAGGGTGCACGTTTGTACTCGTACACGGAGAATGACACTTACTATGCCGATGACGATCTCTTGACGATGCCTTACAGGCAGGGATTAAGTTTAATTGTTAGATACCGTACGAATTGCTATTTGCTATTTGCTATTTGTAGAGAATTCTggcaaaattttcatttcaaacattaacatttcttaaaaataaattcaccaCCTAAGGGACTAGAAGCAAAATAGGCGGAAGAATAGGCTGAAGAATAATCTAAAAGATTCAagctttgtaaaataaaaagattttagtacagagttcttttttttatttagatcacgattaattttgtttaatttatggCGTATCGAATTCACggtgttgaaaaatattagagaACATGGTTTTTATTTCGTTCTTTTGCCTTTCGTAACTTCCGAAAGTTTTAAACATCCTCATTTTTGCTTGCAGGTCGTACCTGTCCGTGAAAAATCAGACGGCGTTGCCGGCCATGCGGAATCGCAAGTCTTTCCAGGATCGGTATAACAAGAACGTGGTGGACGACAGGAGCACGGATACCAAGATCCGATCGAATCATTATCTCTATACCGAATGCACCACCATGCACGTGATGGCCGATCTGTCGCGCAAGGACGAGCCCGTGGCCACCAGCAGCGGGTCGACGGACTCGGAAACGTTGCTCTGCACCGTGACATACGACAAGGCGCGCAAGCTGCTGACGATTAGCCCCGATTTCACGATCGACGACAAGCACGAACGGCATTACGGCGTCACCAACGGTTATGGCGTCAGGTTTAATTATCGGATCGAGCATGTCTCCGAGGTGCGAACGCCCCTGGAATTGCAGGAGCACCTCGAGGACGCGCGGCGTGTAAGTATGCGGCTATTTACGCCGCGTGTACGAGCGGCATACCAAACTTTCGCGTCACaccgcgcgcgctcgcgccgATCAAAAAGACGGTCTTTTCTTGGAAAGACCAATCTCGGCATTCCCGAGCGACGTCCGTTTATTTGCCCTGCAACGCAGTTACATTAATATCCGATAATTCTTTCCGCTCTgactcatctctctctctctctctctctctctctctcttttcctttctttctctttctccttttctctctgtcGCTCTTTTTGAAACTTGTATAACGCAgcactatttataatttatcaataattaacagtttcaattatttaattaatatttaatatattagataGTATgctatcataataattttgaaaatatattcgtATATCACTTGGCTGGCGAATGTAAGTAAATCACATCGTTAAGACTGTcccttttatttttgcttcaattaattaattttatttattcgatttattctaattttagattattgcAACATATTGTTGACGCGCTAGTCATCGTTACTTCGCGAAAATTTAACAGCAATAGAAGGTCCGCGTGGCGCAAATAATTACGGTATTTCACAACGATGACGCGCCTGTTACTGAGAACCATTCTCACAACGTCCATACAGCTAAAAACTTTCGAAAAacatactttattaattatcgaCGATCAACTAATAAACTTGATTtagtttaaattacattaaattcatTGGAGCGCATTTTAAATTGCatgtcataaatttattgcaattacaaTGAATCAGTTGCATGGAGACATCAAACTAGCATAATTACTTATATCCTATTTCGCTTCAAAAGTTGTTTTTACTCTTTATAGAAGCAGTTGTTTTTACTCTTTGTAGAAGCAGTTCTCGATTATGCAGTAACGTCCAGTCAAGTGCGGGGCAATCGTGACGCGGCACGTGGAGAGGCGGCCGGGCGACGGATCCGTTTATCGGATGTTTATCGAATTGGACAGACGCGATGAAGTAACGCGTGTATGATGAACGCGTTCGGGAGTAATTTGATATCTCGcttctaatttctatcgttgGCGAAGAAACCCAGCGGGAAAATCGGAGCGATCAAGAGAAGCCCATTCGTTGTCCGGTATCAGAGGAGGACGTTGCGAAAAGCGCGAGCGCGCGTCGAAAGCTTTTCAATAAGATTCGCTTAGAAAACGGAGGAGgtggaaaaaagaaacaaaagagaggaagaggaacgGATGGCGTACGTACCCCACGTAGGAAATTTCCGAGATCTGACGCATTGCTCGCTGCTGATAGAACATGATCGTCGCCGTGTCGTTTTGTACACTGTAACTGTTCCCGGGTGTAACTCGGCGCGGATTACGGCATCTTCACGGCAAAATCCGCGTCAGTTCACCGATGTTCTTTCCTTCTTCCGGTCGTTCAAGACACACCCAGCTTGCTTGCCGCCTATCGATCTCCCCGTCATGCTTTCGGGCATGATGGAACAACCAGCGGCGGGACTGAACTCTTGCCAATGCTCGGCATgtaattaatgatataatcACGTCGCGTGCGTTTGTATTTCTTTACGGAGCACGTGTCCGCCGGAGCCGTGTTGATCACTGCACTTCCTACAATCGACTGGAGCCCATGGTTCCCCGACTGGTCTTCTTGAACGCTCTCTTACATGAGGCTGTACGTAGCGCTATCAGCCTATACGTGTGTTTATAATACGTGCACACAGTGGGGCAGGCAATATATCTGCGAACATAGGAACGGCTTTCGCGCACACTATTTTCACGGCAGTAGTAGcctatatatactattatcaCTGCACTTGACTGCAAAGCGGCGATGATTAGTGAATTTCGTAATAGCGCGCTATTAGATATAGCTACGATATATATGCGGAGCGCATTCTTCAAAATTgcgtttaataaattgaattagTTGAATCTTCGAATATTCGCTTgctacaattaatttttattattaaaaagcatctttttgttttttttgttgaaactagaaattgatataattgagACATTAACacacagtaattttttataataatttgtatttttttaagtaataaacaCGCAAACAGATATACAAGTTAAACATATGCAATAtgcaagattattaaaaataaataaattattaataaaattaataaaatttactaattaattaattaaatctcgatatatattttgttcgtTGCAGGAAGTACAACAGCAACTTGCCTATAAGGAAGT is a genomic window of Monomorium pharaonis isolate MP-MQ-018 chromosome 7, ASM1337386v2, whole genome shotgun sequence containing:
- the LOC105829689 gene encoding rhomboid-related protein 3 isoform X3; its protein translation is MSTSREGETAVTIPLQYNEAHWKAIFEKYDLDGDGKISLQELKAMIHGPDFSKDIPAGVIRTIMRKADLDESGYLEYPEFIAMIHRKDMQGIFGHLVQRYVHCLVPQRPTHALRQTSLGSSDYPDGLYEEEYSCRPPAVAMIIISIIEIILFMYDVIKHKSLSVEGPAAQLFIYNPHKRYEAWRYITYMFVHVGVFHLVVNLLVQIMLGIPLEMVHKWWRVLLIYIAGVLAGSLGTSVSDPTVYLAGASGGVYALITAHVATIIMNWSQMEFAVLQLLVFLVITSVDIGQAVYNRYVLDTNDQIGYVAHLAGAIAGLLVGINILRNLEVQTWEKVIWWASIITYTVLMTAAILWNALYPSYYK
- the LOC105829688 gene encoding Meckel syndrome type 1 protein; translated protein: MTSEKERMRIAASYRVNEPIQNLKIRVRVVQERTPLAKLLAEESEEADETRDSNFLEEEDHIFSWQDKVFSLFEIDFYADEKNCLTECQREYHRRIRDEQLQGARLYSYTENDTYYADDDLLTMPYRSYLSVKNQTALPAMRNRKSFQDRYNKNVVDDRSTDTKIRSNHYLYTECTTMHVMADLSRKDEPVATSSGSTDSETLLCTVTYDKARKLLTISPDFTIDDKHERHYGVTNGYGVRFNYRIEHVSEVRTPLELQEHLEDARREVQQQLAYKEVELYKELQLPPAGLSTLFISLDIASAHNFSYDGLFVTYFIDLPQHWSTKQKERLFGRTQKCLLEKRTAHFSYCTDISLHYPSNEFQQLNDNVSTHWPRFLFSAASLDSWTRYRIEGYAALSIPMTPGRYEFTIPTWRAKGSIVDTLRRFFVGGSYELEDMTYCGIPMSHEGKVLDKSNLKVVPSGDIKIYMNIILQDGTYTKYSNYQRDDSDKVSTDTLVHNVENVLEQFKIAKERMLRIRAINS
- the LOC105829689 gene encoding rhomboid-related protein 3 isoform X2, which codes for MFYQQRAMRQISEISYVGGFKLIRMSTSREGETAVTIPLQYNEAHWKAIFEKYDLDGDGKISLQELKAMIHGPDFSKDIPAGVIRTIMRKADLDESGYLEYPEFIAMIHRKDMQGIFGHLVQRYVHCLVPQRPTHALRQTSLGSSDYPDGLYEEEYSCRPPAVAMIIISIIEIILFMYDVIKHKSLSVEGPAAQLFIYNPHKRYEAWRYITYMFVHVGVFHLVVNLLVQIMLGIPLEMVHKWWRVLLIYIAGVLAGSLGTSVSDPTVYLAGASGGVYALITAHVATIIMNWSQMEFAVLQLLVFLVITSVDIGQAVYNRYVLDTNDQIGYVAHLAGAIAGLLVGINILRNLEVQTWEKVIWWASIITYTVLMTAAILWNALYPSYYK
- the LOC105829689 gene encoding rhomboid-related protein 3 isoform X1 codes for the protein MFYQQRAMRQISEISYVGGFKLIRMSTSREGETAVTIPLQYNEAHWKAIFEKYDLDGDGKISLQELKAMIHGPDFSKDIPAGVIRTIMRKADLDESGYLEYPEFIAMIHRKDMQGIFGHLVQRYVHCLVPQRPTHALRQTSLGSRYYPQRQISIVMHAPPSPPPSSFGDSPQAIIKSRCRSARFTGLQQQTSTITESSLYSSDYPDGLYEEEYSCRPPAVAMIIISIIEIILFMYDVIKHKSLSVEGPAAQLFIYNPHKRYEAWRYITYMFVHVGVFHLVVNLLVQIMLGIPLEMVHKWWRVLLIYIAGVLAGSLGTSVSDPTVYLAGASGGVYALITAHVATIIMNWSQMEFAVLQLLVFLVITSVDIGQAVYNRYVLDTNDQIGYVAHLAGAIAGLLVGINILRNLEVQTWEKVIWWASIITYTVLMTAAILWNALYPSYYK